One Pseudomonas sp. B21_DOA genomic window, GGTAAGGGTCGGTGTATTGGCTGAGGACGGCTTCCACCGCTGCGCGAGTGACGGCGCTCATGGGCAACTCCGATAACAAGACTGGAAAAGATGGCGGCTATCGTACCCCTTCTGTCATCCGGACGGCATGCCCGGCAACGATTTGCAGGGTGAAATATCTTGCCCGGCGCTTTATAGTGGCCGACCTCCGTTTCATCAAGTAGCGAAGCCCCATGTCCGAGCCACGCAAGATCCTCGTCACCAGCGCCCTGCCCTACGCCAACGGTTCGATCCACCTTGGCCATATGCTGGAATACATCCAGACCGATATGTGGGTGCGCTTCCAGAAGCATCGCGGCAACCAATGCATCTATGTCTGCGCCGACGACGCCCACGGTTCGGCGATCATGCTGCGCGCGGAAAAGGAAGGCATCACCCCAGAGCAACTGATCGCCAACGTACAGGCTGAACACAGCGCCGACTTTGCCGACTTCCTGGTTGATTTCGACAACTTCCACTCCACTCACGCCGAAGAAAACCGTGAGCTGTCGAGCCAGATCTACCTCAAGCTGCGTGACGCCGGGCACATCGCCCAGCGTTCAATCACGCAGTATTTCGACCCGGAAAAGAAAATGTTCCTGGCCGACCGCTTCATCAAGGGCACCTGCCCGAAATGCGGCACCGAAGACCAGTACGGCGACAACTGCGAAAAATGCGGCGCGACCTACGCCCCGACTGACCTGAAGGATCCGAAGTCGGCGATCTCCGGCGCCACTCCGGTGCTCAAGGATTCCCAGCACTTCTTCTTCAAGCTGCCGGACTTCCAGGACATGCTTCAGGCCTGGACACGCAGCGGCACCCTGCAAGACGCCGTGGCCAACAAGATCGCCGAATGGCTGGACGCCGGCCTGCAGCAGTGGGACATCTCCCGCGATGCGCCGTACTTCGGCTTCGAGATTCCGGGCGAGCCGGGCAAGTACTTCTACGTGTGGCTGGATGCGCCGATCGGCTACATGGCCAGCTTCAAGAACCTCTGCAACCGCACGCCGGAGCTGGATTTCGATGCGTTCTGGGGCAAGGACTCCACTGCTGAGCTTTACCACTTCATCGGCAAGGACATCGTCAACTTCCACGCGCTGTTCTGGCCAGCCATGCTCGAAGGCGCCGGCTACCGCAAGCCGACCGGCATCAACGTGCACGGCTACCTGACGGTTAACGGTCAGAAGATGTCGAAGTCGCGCGGCACCTTCATCAAGGCCCGCACTTATCTCGATCACCTGTCACCGGAATACCTGCGCTACTACTACGCGGCCAAGCTCGGCCGTGGCGTCGATGACCTCGACTTGAACCTCGAAGACTTCGTACAGAAGGTCAACTCTGACCTGGTCGGCAAAGTGGTCAACATCGCCAGCCGTTGCGCCGGATTTATCCACAAGGGTAACGGCGGCCTGCTGGTCGACAACAATGCCGCGCCGGAGCTGACCGAGGCCTTCCTCGCCGCCGCGCCGAGCATTGCCGACGCTTATGAAGCCCGCGACTTCGCCCGCGCCATGCGTGAAACCATGGCCCTGGCTGACCGCGCCAACGCGTGGATTGCCGACAAGGCCCCGTGGTCGTTGAACAAGCAGGAAGGCAAGCAGGATGAAGTCCAGGCGATCTGCGCCACCGGCATCAACCTGTTCCGCCAGTTGGTGATCTTCCTCAAACCGGTGCTGCCGCTGCTGGCCGCCGATGCCGAGGCGTTCCTCAACGTCGCGCCGCTGACCTGGAATGACCACACCACGTTGCTGGCCAACCATCAGTTGAACGAATTCAAACCGTTGATGACCCGCATCGACCCGGTAAAAGTCCAAGCCATGACCGACGCCTCGAAAGAAGACCTGACCGCCAGCCAGACCGACACTGGCGCCGCCGCCCTGCGGGCAACGGCGAACTGGCGAAGGATCCGCTGTCGCCGGAAATCGACTTCGACGCCTTTGCTGCCATCGACCTGCGCGTCGCCTTGATCGTCAAGGCCGAACACGTCGAAGGCGCGGACAAGCTGCTGCGCCTGACGCTCGACATCGGTGACGAGCAACGCAACGTGTTCTCCGGGATCAAAAGTGCGTATCCGGACCCGTCCAAGCTCGACGGTCGCCTGACCATGATGATCGCCAACCTCAAGCCACGGAAAATGAAGTTCGGTATCTCCGAAGGCATGGTGATGGCAGCCGGTCCCGGCGGTGAAGAGATTTACCTGCTGAGCCCTGACAGCGGCGCCAAGCCGGGTCAGCGCATCAAGTAAGACGTTGCCGTAAAACGATCCCACCGACGTGCTCTGCATGCCGGTGGGATTTTTCATATCTGGCCCGATAGTGCCTACCCTTGAGAGACACCCGCCCGTTTCGCTGGCAGAACCATGACCGAACTCGTGTTAACGCTGATCAGTGCTGCGCTGCTCAACAACTTCGTGTTGCACTGGCCGCTGGGCGTCGCTCCGCTGCTGGCGGGTAGCCGACGCCAGGTGCATGCGCTGGGATTGGCGACGCTGTGCCTGATGGTGCTTGTTGGCGTCATTGGTCAGGCGATCTGGCATGGGTTGCTGGTGCCGTTGCAGCTTGAAGCGCTGCGCCTGTTTGTGTTTTTGCCGCTGAGCGTGTTGCTGATCACGCCGCTGCTGAAACTGCTGGCGCGCGGGCTGCCAGACTGGCCGTTCGATGGATTGTGGCCGCTGCTGCTCGGCAATGCCGGCGTACTCGGACTGGCGTTGATCAACGCACAAAACGATCAAGGCCTGCTGCATGCGACAGCCTTGAGCGTTGGCGCAGGGTTGGGCTTCTGGCTGGTGCTGAGCGTATTCTGCGATCTGCGCCAGCGCACGGCCGACAACGATATTCCTCTGCCCTTTCGCGGCTTGCCGGTCGATCTGATCAGCGCCGGACTGATTGCAGTGATTTTTCTCGGATTCAGTGGATTGATCAAAACATGAGTCTGCTTCAACGCATCGATGCCCTGCTGCCGCAGACCCAGTGCGGCAAGTGCGGCCATCCCGGATGCAAACCGTATGCACAAGGCATCGTTGACGGCGAGCCGATCAACAAGTGCCCGCCCGGCGGCGAGGAAACCATCGCTGCCCTGGCCGAGCTGTTGAAAATACCGTTGCTGGAACTGGACATCAGCCGTGGCCCGGCACCACCGCAGGTCGCCTTCATCCGCGAAGCCGAATGCATCGGTTGCACCAAGTGCATCCAGGCCTGCCCGGTTGATGCCATTGTTGGCGCGGCAAAGCTGATGCACACCGTGCTGATCGACGAATGCACCGGTTGTGATCTGTGCGTCGCGCCGTGCCCGGTCGACTGCATTGAAATGCATCCGCTGCCTGCTGAAACCATTCCAGTGGTTGGTGGTCTCGCATTCAATCTCGAAGAACAGCGTGCCCGCGCCGAAAAGCGTGACCACGCGCGCCAGCGTTTCGAGCGTCGCAACCAGCGCTTGCTGCGCGAAGAACAGCAAAAGCAGGCCGAACGCGAGGCGCGAGCCCAGCGTGCGGCACAACCGCAAGTGTCGACCGCCGACCCGGTGCAGGCTGCACTTGAGCGGGTGCGCGCACAAAAGCCGCTAACGCCGATGCGGCGCTGAAGAAGGCCAAGGTCGATGTGGCGATGAGTCGGGCTCAGTTGCATAAATCGCTGAAAGCTTTCGGCCATCCGCCGACGTTCGAGCAGCAGTCGCAACTGATCGTCCTGCAGCAACAATTCGAAGCCGCCGAGCAAGCGCTGGCGAAGCTGGAAAGCAGCCAACCGGTGATTCCCGCCGTCCCTGCTCCGAGCAACGACGCGGAGTTGAAACGGGCGAAGATTCAACTGGCCATGCGCCGCGCCGAGCTGAAAAAGGCTCAGGCGGCAGAGGCTGCGCCGGAGCAGATCGCAACACTGGAGCAAGCCGTGGCTGACGCCGAGCGCCAGGTGCAAGACCATGCCACCCCTTGAGGCAGCGGACGATCGCCTGCAACAGGCGATGAATACTGTGCTGCTCGCTGCACTGCCGGGGCTGCTGGCAATGTTCTGGTTTTTGGCTGGGGCGTGTTGATCAACCTGTTGCTGGCGGTTGCCAGCGCTTTGCTCGTCGAAGCTGGCGTTGCCTGTCTGCGTCGGCAAGGCGTGCAACCGGCCTTGCGCGATGGCAGTGCGCTGGTCAGTGCGATGTTGCTGGCCGTTGCGCTACCGGCTTATTGCCCTTGGTGGCTGACGGTGATCGCGACCGCCTCGGGCTTGTTGTTCGGCAAGCACCTGTATGGTGGCGTCGGCAAAAACCCTTTCAATCCGGCGATGCTGGGCTTTGTCCTGAGCATGGTGCTGTTCCCGCAAGCGATGACGCACTGGCCCGGTCGTGGCCTCGACTTCCTCTCTGCGTTGCAACAGGTTTTCGACCCGGCTCAAGCGCCGGACGCTTGGGTGCAAGCCACGGCACTGGACAGTCTGCGCATCAATAAAAGCCTGACCATCGATGAGCTGTTCGCCAGCAACTCGGCCTTCGGCCGTTTCGGCGGGCGCGGTGTGGAATGGGTGAATCTGGCGTTTCTGCTCGGCGGCCTGTTGCTGTTGCAGCGGCGGATTTTTCCTGGCACGCACCGGTGGGGATGCTCGCCAGCCTGTTCGTCATCAGCCTCTTGTGCTGGAACGGATCGGGTTCGGATTCCCATGGTTCGCCGCTGTTTCATCTGCTCAGCGGCGCAACCATGCTCGCTGCATTTTTTATCGTGACAGAACCGGTGTCCGGCGCGAAAAGCGCCCTCGCCCGCCTGTTGTTCGGCATTGGCGTCGGCTTGCTCACATATCTGATTCGCACTTGGGGTGGTTACCCGGACGGCGTCGCGTTTGCGGTGTTGCTGATGAATCTGCTGGTGCCGACGCTGGAGCGCTTCGCCGCCCGCCGCCAGCCTGCGGTGAACGCGTGAACCGCTCAGCCAGTGTCATGGCGGTTGTGCTGCTGGCGCTCGGCGGCGTCAGCGCGACGTACCTGCTGCAGCGCAGCAGCGCACTGCAAATTGCCGCCGAACAGCACTTGCTCGACAGCCGCAACGTGCTCGATGTGATTCCTGCCAATTACTACGACAATCAGCCGCTGAAGCAACCGCTGACGCTCGCCGCCACAGCACGGCCCCATAGCACGCTGTCGGGCGGCTACCGCGCGACCCGCTCCGGGCAAACCGTGGCGGTGCTGTTGCGCAGTCGCAGCGAAGGTTACGCGGGGACTCTGGAACTGCTGATTGCCATTGATGCAAATGGCAAACTTCTGGGCGTAAAAACCCTTGAGCAGCGCGAAACGCCGGGATTGGGTGGTCACATCGGTGAATGGCCGAACGCCTGGTTGCAGGCCTTCATCGGCAAATCCCGTACTGAGCCGACGGACGCCGGTTGGGCGCTGAAAAAGGATCAGGGGCAGTTTGATCAAATCGCTGGCGCGACCATAACCTCCCGTGCCGCCATCAACGCGATCCATGACGCACTGCGTTACTTCGATGAGCATCGGGCGCTGCTGTTGGGGACTGACCCATGAAACGCACGGTGAGTTTACTGATGCTGGTGCCGCTACTGGGCGCCACCCAAACATTGAACGCTGCGTTGGGCATGATCTTGATGCTCAGCGTGGTAATCGGCCTGTTTGCCGTGTGTATGGCGTCGCTGCGCAATCACCTGGCGAGCACAAGCGTTTTGCTGGCCAGCCTGGTAGTCGCAGCAACCTTGACCAGTTGCGCGGATCTTTCGGCGCAACGCTGGTTTCTACCGTGGCGCCAGACCTCGGAGGTTTATATAGGGCTCATTGCCTTGCAATGCGTAGCGCTCGAATGCAGTGGTTTCCTTCGCGCGCCGATGACCAAGTGCCTCAAACGCTGCGTGACGTTCGGTACGCTCATGCTGGTGATCGGCGGGCTGCGCGAAATCATCGGCCATGGCACCCTTGGCCGAGGATTATCGACGCATTGGCCAGGTCTGGTTTTATTCCCCGAGGGATTGCATCTGTTTACGCTGGTTCCCGGCGCTTTGGTTTTATCGGGTTTGCTTCTCGCCGTACATCAGGCGTGGACACGCCGTCACTCTGTCATCAAGGAAACGCATCGCCCATGAATGCTGCAAAACGTCTTGAGATATTTCGCCGACTGCACGAAGACAATCCCGAGCCGAAAACCGAACTGGCCTACTCTTCGCCGTTCGAGCTGCTGATTGCGGTGATTCTTTCGGCGCAGTCCACCGATGTCGGCGTCAACAAGGCCACCGCCAGACTCTTTCCCGTCGCCAACACCCCCGCCGCGATTCATGCGCTGGGCGTCGAAGGGCTGTCCGAGTACATCAAGACCATCGGCCTGTACAACAGCAAGGCGAAAAACGTCATCGAAACCTGCCGTTTGCTGGTTGAACGCCACGGCGGCGAAGTTCCGCAGACCCGGGAAGAGCTGGAAGCATTGCCCGGCGTCGGACGCAAGACCGCGAACGTGGTGCTCAATACCGCTTTCCGTCAATTGACCATGGCCGTTGACACGCACATTTTTCGCGTCAGCAATCGCACCGGCATCGCGCCGGGAAAAATGTGGTGGAGGTTGAAATGAAACTGATGAAGTTTGTACCGAAAGAATTCCTGCTCGACTCCCATCACTGGCTGATTTTGCATGGCCGCTATGTTTGCCTGGCGCGCAAACCGCGCTGCGGTAGCTGCCGCATCGAAGATCTGTGCGAATACAAACATAAAACTTCTGACGATTGAGACGTCATCGGTTTTTCGTATCCATCGATTGAAAAAATCTTTTTACCCGCCGCAGTAATGTCGATATAAGGAGCGCCAAAGGCAGTCTTAGCCGGGAGTTGACTTCATGAGTACCGACAAAGAGCAACTGGATGTAGAAGAAGATTTTATTGCCGTCGAGGCCGATGAGGTCGAACCGGTGGTTGAGGTGGCGAAGACCAACCTCAGCAAGCGTCGCACAATCGACAACCTGCTTGAGGAGCGCCGACTGCAAAGGCAATTGGCCGATTACGACTTTGATCTGTGATACCTGAAGGCCTCCCGAAGCGGAGGCTTTTCATTTTCTGCGACAACCAAGCTTGATCGGCCCATGACGGTCTCAGTTGTCGAATCGTTCAAACCAGGCCATTGCGCTGCGCCAACTCGATCAGATCAACCAGAGACCGCGCATTGAGTTTCAGCAACAGACGAGTCTTGTAAGTGCTCACGGTCTTGTTGCTCAAGAACATGCCATCAGCGATTTCCTTGTTGGTCTTGCCGCGCGCCAGCTGCTGCAACACCATCATTTCCCGCCCGGACAGACGATCGACCATGTCCGCTTCACTCGCATTGCCCAGACTAGTTCGCACGGTATGCAGGGCCTGATTGGGGAAATAGCTGTAGCCGGATAGAACTGCCTTGATCGCACTCAGCAATTCGGTCAGATCTTGCTGTTTGCATACATATCCCGCAGCGCCTGACTGCATGCAGCGCATGGAAAAATGTCCGGGAGCCTGGGAGGTCAGCACCAGAACTTTGACCGGCATGGCGGTGGACGTCAGGCGCGCAATAACTTCCAGCCCGTCGAGTTTGGGTATCCCGATATCCAGAATGACAAGATCCGGCATTTGTTCGCGAGCAATTTGTAGTGCATCAACGCCATTATCCGTTTCTGCAATGACTTCGTAGCCATGCCGTTCCATCAGCATACGTACCGCAAGTCGAATGACGGGATGGTCATCCACGATCAGCACTTTATTCATGGGCAAGTCCAGTTTTCGCTGTTCGAATTTTTAGAACACGCACGATATCCCAGTCACTTGCTGTAGCGCATAGCAACTTTTACACGCACTTGCATCGAGAGACATTCCCTACAGGTATTGAGGATAATTCCCACAAATAGACCCCGCCATACCCAGCGTAATCGTACTGCTTGCTTCAAGACCGCATCGATTTTGCGGATAAACGCCTACGCGTCCTACGCCGCGCCGAAGTCATACGTAATGCCATCTTCCCCCGAATTGTCGTGCTGATTGCCGATTAGACATATGACGTTACGAAGCGACAGCATCGCAAGTTCGACACACCCTCAGCCAGTCTATAAAACTTGAAACAACACCCAGAAACTTTAATGATCGCTTTTGCTATATATAGAAACAGTCAATACCCAACACACAACATAGAACTTAATCATGCTCAAGATAAAGAACAAGATAACCAACCCAATGACAGTTATCGCCATATTTGCCATTCTTTCGGAAACATCCGCGGCGGTCTCGCTGCCGTTTCTGGATAATAAGGATCGGGAAATCTATGTGTGGTTTCTGATCAGTTTTCCCTTTTACTTGTTATTTCTTTTTTCATCACGCTCAACTTCAATCACCGATCCCTCTACTCACCCTCGGATTTCGGCAAAGACAAAAGCTTCCTCAAGGCGACTGGACATCCGGAACGCGAGAGCGAACGAAAAGAACCGTTGCGTAAAACCGATGAACCGTGCGCTTTCGAGATAACCAGCTGTGTGGTATCCAGCAACACTGCGGGGGCGGATTTCAGCGTCCCTGCAGGATCCATAACGCGCCCGACCCTCCGCTCGACATGGCAAGCCAGGCCAGCCCGGTGGTCCAGACCATCAAGCTGTCACCACTGATAAGCGAACTGAACATTATCGACGCCAGAGATGTTGACGCGTCCAGAGAATTCGATGCGATTCTCGAAACTCTCCGGAGCGGTGGGAAAAAAACCGCGTGTTCTGGTTTTCCTGTCGAATCATGTTTCGGACTCTCCGGCACATACCGCGCTGCAACAGCTCAAACAGGCGAAGAAAAGCTCAGGCACAACGCTGTGTGTCGTTTACAACCTGTGCACGCGGACAGTCACCTTGCTGGGGCGAACAAGCTGACGGGACGACCCGCCAACAGGCAGACAAGAGAAACGGCTTGATGAACCACACAAAATTCCGAAAAAAAGGCGGCCCTGAACAGGCCGCCTTTTTTATTGCGCGTCGATCTGAACCGCTCAGAACAACTTGCGACCCTTGTTGGCAGCAATCCGCATGCGCAGCGCGTTGAGCTTGATGAAGCCCGCCGCGTCCGCCTGGTTGTAAGCACCGCCGTCTTCTTCAAAAGTGGCGATGTTGGCGTCGAACAGCGAATCGTCGGACTTGCGGCCGGTGACGATGACGTTGCCCTTGTACAGTTTCAGGCGCACAACACCGTTCACGTTGACCTGCGAAGCGTCGATCATCTGTTGCAGCATCAGACGCTCAGGGCTCCACCAGTAACCGGTGTAGATCAGGCTGGCGTACTTGGGCATCAGCTCGTCTTTGAGGTGAGCGACTTCGCGATCCAGAGTGATCGACTCGATGGCGCGGTGAGCGCGCAGCATGATGGTGCCGCCCGGGGTCTCGTAGCAGCCACGGGACTTCATGCCTACATAACGGTTTTCGACGATGTCGAGACGACCGATACCGTGCTCGCCGCCGATCTTGTTCAGCGTCGCCAGAACGGTGGCCGGAGTCATCTCGACGCCGTCCAGCGCGACGATGTCGCCGTTGCGGTAAGTCAGTTCCAGGTATTGCGGGGTGTCGGGAGCCTTCTCCGGGGAGACGGTCCAGCGCCACATGTCTTCTTCGTGCTCGGTCCAGGTGTCTTCCAGCACACCGCCCTCATAGGAGATGTGCAGCAGGTTGGCGTCCATCGAGTACGGGGATTTTTTCTTGCCGTGGCGTTCGATCGGGATCGCGTGCTTCTCGGCGTAGTCCATCAGCTTCTCGCGGGACAGCAGGTCCCACTCGCGCCAAGGGGCAATAACTTTTACGCCTGGCTTGAGCGCGTAGGCGCCCAGTTCGAAACGCACCTGGTCGTTGCCCTTGCCGGTGGCGCCGTGGGAAATGGCGTCGGCGCCGGTTTCGTTGGCGATTTCGATCAAACGCTTGGCGATCAGCGGACGGGCGATGGAAGTACCCAGCAGGTACTCGCCTTCGTAAACGGTGTTGGCGCGGAACATCGGGAACACGAAATCACGCACGAATTCTTCGCGCAGGTCGTCGATGTAGATTTCTTTGACGCCCATGGCCTGAGCCTTGGCGCGGGCCGGCTCGACCTCTTCGCCTTGACCGAGATCGGCGGTGAAGGTCACCACTTCACAGTTATAAGTATCCTGCAGCCACTTGAGGATCACCGAAGTGTCCAGGCCGCCGGAATACGCCAGAACGACCTTGTTTACGTCCGCCATGCCATCACTCCACGGGGTTCTACGGAAAGCCGGGGAGTCTACCGCTCAAACGCGATAATTTACAGAGGCGCGACAGCTTAAGACGACAAAGCGACAGAATCTGTCGAGAGCGCGACGATGACCGGCGAGTCAGGAAGTCGCTGCGGCCGTGGCCGGCGTACTCGCTTGCGGCGCCGGAGCCGGGGCGGTAATCGGTGCGACGCGCGCAAGTTTTACGTTGACCCGCCGGTTCTTCGCACGATTGGCCTTGCTGGTGTTCGGCACGATCGGATACTGCTCGCCGTGGAAACGCACGGTGATCTGCGACTCCTGGATGCCGTTGGCCTTGAAGAAATCGACCACCGCCAGCGCCCGGCGCCGCGACAGTTCGCGGTTGGTCAGGCGATTGCCACTATTGTCGGAGTGGCCATCGAGTTCGATGTGGTTCACCGTCGGATCGGCCTTCATGTACTCGAGCATCACTTGCAGCTTGGCCTTGGCGGCCGGGTCCAGCTCAACGCCCTCGCCGGGAAAGCCGATCTGCGATTGCTTGATCTGGTCGAAATTTTGCGGCAGCAATTTCGCCACACAGCTTTGATAATCGTTGAACGCTTTGCTGAACTTGACCGGCAACAGACGCACTTCCGAGACCCGGCCATCGCCAGACGCGCGGCGCACTACCGGGCTGCGTCCGTCCAGCAGACCGCTCATCAATCCACCAGCCTGCGATTGCGAGCTGTTGAACAACACATTGCCGCTGCCCAGCCGCACAGAGCCCAGATTGATATCGCCACGCCCCGGCTGCCATGGTGCAGCGGCGGCGAGCAAGGTCGCCGAACCGCCGCCGAGCATGGCGTTGTAGGCGTTCAGCCGAAAGATCGCCTGCTCTCCGGCCTTGCGCACGAACTCGCCCGAGCCGAAATCGGTGATCGGTTGCGTCAGGCGGCACTCGAACTGGTCGCCGGCGACCGTCCACTCAATGTTCTCCAGACGGGTCTGGTAGGTCAGCGCCATCGCGGGAAGGCTGGCAAACACACTGAGCAGGGCTAAATAACGCTGGCGCACGGCAGGCTCCATTGGCTTGTGAAACACAAACACCGATTCACACAATGTTTACGGCATACCTTCGGGATATCGGACGCTTGTGGCAAAACTTGATAGCGGGTGCCTGCAAGAGTCTTTTCCGGTAGCATTCGCCTCAGTTTGACCCGCCTGGAATCCCTCATGTCCGACCGCCTGACCCTGCTGCGTCCCGACGACTGGCACATTCATCTTCGCGATGGTGCCGTGTTGACCAATACCGTTGCCGATGTGGCCCGCACCTTCGGGCGCGCGATCATCATGCCGAACCTGGTACCGCCGGTGCGCAACGCCGCTGAAGCCGACGGCTATCGTCAGCGCATTCTCGCTGCCCGCCCGGCCGGCAGTCAGTTCGAGCCGTTGATGGTGCTGTACCTCACCGACCGCACCCAACCGGAAGAAATTCGTCAGGCCAAGGCCAGCGGTTTCGTCTACGCCGCCAAGCTGTATCCGGCCGGCGCGACCACCAACTCCGATTCCGGCGTGACCAGCATCGACAAGATCTTTCCGGCGCTCGAGGCCATGGCCGACGTCGGCATGCCGCTGTTGATCCACGGTGAAGTTACCCGTGGCGACGTCGATGTGTTCGACCGCGAAAAGATTTTCATCGATGAACACATGCGTCGCGTGGTCGAGCGTTTCCCGACGCTGAAAGTGGTGTTCGAACACATCACCACTGGCGACGCCGTGCAGTTCGTCAACGAGGCTTCGGCCAACGTCGGCGCGACCATCACTGCGCATCACCTGCTGTACAACCGCAAC contains:
- a CDS encoding NADH:quinone oxidoreductase produces the protein MTELVLTLISAALLNNFVLHWPLGVAPLLAGSRRQVHALGLATLCLMVLVGVIGQAIWHGLLVPLQLEALRLFVFLPLSVLLITPLLKLLARGLPDWPFDGLWPLLLGNAGVLGLALINAQNDQGLLHATALSVGAGLGFWLVLSVFCDLRQRTADNDIPLPFRGLPVDLISAGLIAVIFLGFSGLIKT
- a CDS encoding RnfABCDGE type electron transport complex subunit G, encoding MNRSASVMAVVLLALGGVSATYLLQRSSALQIAAEQHLLDSRNVLDVIPANYYDNQPLKQPLTLAATARPHSTLSGGYRATRSGQTVAVLLRSRSEGYAGTLELLIAIDANGKLLGVKTLEQRETPGLGGHIGEWPNAWLQAFIGKSRTEPTDAGWALKKDQGQFDQIAGATITSRAAINAIHDALRYFDEHRALLLGTDP
- a CDS encoding NADH:quinone oxidoreductase, with amino-acid sequence MKRTVSLLMLVPLLGATQTLNAALGMILMLSVVIGLFAVCMASLRNHLASTSVLLASLVVAATLTSCADLSAQRWFLPWRQTSEVYIGLIALQCVALECSGFLRAPMTKCLKRCVTFGTLMLVIGGLREIIGHGTLGRGLSTHWPGLVLFPEGLHLFTLVPGALVLSGLLLAVHQAWTRRHSVIKETHRP
- a CDS encoding response regulator transcription factor, with amino-acid sequence MNKVLIVDDHPVIRLAVRMLMERHGYEVIAETDNGVDALQIAREQMPDLVILDIGIPKLDGLEVIARLTSTAMPVKVLVLTSQAPGHFSMRCMQSGAAGYVCKQQDLTELLSAIKAVLSGYSYFPNQALHTVRTSLGNASEADMVDRLSGREMMVLQQLARGKTNKEIADGMFLSNKTVSTYKTRLLLKLNARSLVDLIELAQRNGLV
- a CDS encoding argininosuccinate synthase — its product is MADVNKVVLAYSGGLDTSVILKWLQDTYNCEVVTFTADLGQGEEVEPARAKAQAMGVKEIYIDDLREEFVRDFVFPMFRANTVYEGEYLLGTSIARPLIAKRLIEIANETGADAISHGATGKGNDQVRFELGAYALKPGVKVIAPWREWDLLSREKLMDYAEKHAIPIERHGKKKSPYSMDANLLHISYEGGVLEDTWTEHEEDMWRWTVSPEKAPDTPQYLELTYRNGDIVALDGVEMTPATVLATLNKIGGEHGIGRLDIVENRYVGMKSRGCYETPGGTIMLRAHRAIESITLDREVAHLKDELMPKYASLIYTGYWWSPERLMLQQMIDASQVNVNGVVRLKLYKGNVIVTGRKSDDSLFDANIATFEEDGGAYNQADAAGFIKLNALRMRIAANKGRKLF
- a CDS encoding OmpA family protein, producing MRQRYLALLSVFASLPAMALTYQTRLENIEWTVAGDQFECRLTQPITDFGSGEFVRKAGEQAIFRLNAYNAMLGGGSATLLAAAAPWQPGRGDINLGSVRLGSGNVLFNSSQSQAGGLMSGLLDGRSPVVRRASGDGRVSEVRLLPVKFSKAFNDYQSCVAKLLPQNFDQIKQSQIGFPGEGVELDPAAKAKLQVMLEYMKADPTVNHIELDGHSDNSGNRLTNRELSRRRALAVVDFFKANGIQESQITVRFHGEQYPIVPNTSKANRAKNRRVNVKLARVAPITAPAPAPQASTPATAAATS
- the pyrC gene encoding dihydroorotase yields the protein MSDRLTLLRPDDWHIHLRDGAVLTNTVADVARTFGRAIIMPNLVPPVRNAAEADGYRQRILAARPAGSQFEPLMVLYLTDRTQPEEIRQAKASGFVYAAKLYPAGATTNSDSGVTSIDKIFPALEAMADVGMPLLIHGEVTRGDVDVFDREKIFIDEHMRRVVERFPTLKVVFEHITTGDAVQFVNEASANVGATITAHHLLYNRNHMLVGGIRPHFYCLPILKRNTHQEALLDAATSGSAKFFLGTDSAPHAQHAKEAACGCAGCYTAYAAIEMYAEAFEQRNALDKLEAFASLNGPRFYGLPANTDRITLVREEWTAPTSLPFGELTVIPLRAGEKLRWRLLEEHA